One region of Manis pentadactyla isolate mManPen7 chromosome 9, mManPen7.hap1, whole genome shotgun sequence genomic DNA includes:
- the ZFTA gene encoding zinc finger translocation-associated protein isoform X1, producing the protein MEPGGDHRSRSGSGRGGPGPAAASARGRRLPPAGSSGGTEPEDDDGGQDLQLEGDALGSWGSAPLSSSRARGPASSGRKYSDHCEARASRPGKSRIPGRDHRRYYHDHWRLEYLMDFNPARHGMVCMVCGSSLATLKLSTIKRHIRQKHPYSLHWSPREKEVISNSWDAHLGLGACGEAEGLGAQGAEEEEEEDEEEEEEGASLQACPPKGPGKAPAGGGSRRQPRGGPVAPRARRKRLSSSRRAGGSRGLGARRLERRLKESLQNWFRAECLMDYDPRGNRLVCMACGRALPSLHLDDIRAHVLEVHPSSLGLSGPQRSALLQAWGDQPEAQSELTQSPPDDDLVPQDLTRKSRDSASAAGAPSSQDLSPPDVKKEEAGWVPERPGPAEEELEEGERVGDRGPAPRGRDHRRHYQERWRLEYLMELDGGRRGLVCMVCGGALASLKMSTIKRHIRQRHPGSTHLSGPVKALIAQEWSEKAAHLLALGLPCPESPRDPTAPSTASASEEGGGEEEEEPEEWWGEPVESGAGEVPLSPGERSERPAEEEEDDEDGQEPGGLAFPPLPPPPPPPPPPPPPRSREQRRNYQPRWRGEYLMDYDGSRRGLVCMVCGGALATLKVSTIKRHILQVHPFSMDFTPEERQTILEAYEEAALRCYGHEGFGPPAPAPRDGGADLKAGAVCRA; encoded by the exons ATGGAGCCCGGCGGGGACCACCGGAGCCGGAGCGGCAGCGGCAGGGGCGGCCCCGGGCCAGCAGCGGCCTCGGCACGGGGCCGACGGCTGCCGCCCGCTGGATCGAGCGGCGGCACGGAGCCGGAGGACGACGACGGCG GGCAAGATCTTCAGCTGGAAGGGGATGCCTTGGGGTCCTGGGGGAGTGCCCCCCTGTCCTCCTCCAGGGCCAGGGGACCAGCATCTTCAGGCAGGAAATACTCAGACCACTGTGAGGCCCGGGCCTCGAGGCCTGGAAAGAGCCGCATCCCTGGCCGGGACCACCGGCGCTACTACCACGACCACTGGCGGCTGGAGTACCTAATGGACTTCAACCCGGCCCGGCATGGCATGGTGTGCATGGTGTGCGGCAGTTCCCTGGCCACTCTCAAGCTCAGCACCATCAAGCGGCATATCCGCCAAAAGCACCCCTACTCCCTGCATTGGAGTCCACGGGAGAAGGAAGTCATCAGCAACAGCTGGGATGCccacctggggctgggggcctgtggagaggcagagggcctgggggcccagggggctgaggaggaggaggaggaagacgaagaggaagaggaggagggggctAGCCTCCAAGCCTGCCCGCCTAAAGGCCCAG GCAAAGCCCCAGCTGGTGGGGGCAGCCGGCGCCAGCCGCGAGGGGGCCCAGTGGCACCCCGGGCTCGTCGTAAACGCCTCTCCTCCTCCCGGAGGGCCGGGGgcagcagggggctgggggcccggCGCCTGGAGCGGAGGCTGAAGGAGTCCTTGCAGAACTGGTTCCGGGCAGAGTGTCTCATGGACTATGACCCTCGGGGGAACCGGCTGGTGTGCATGGCCTGTGGccgggcactgcccagcctgcACCTGGACGACATCCGTGCCCACGTGCTGGAGgtgcaccccagctccctggggctCAGCGGCCCCCAGCGCAGCGCCCTGCTACAGGCCTGGGGTGACCAGCCTGAGGCACAGTCTGAGCTCACCCAGTCCCCACCAG ACGATGACCTCGTCCCCCAGGACCTGACCAGAAAAAGCCGGGACTCGGCCTCCGCTGCTGGAGCCCCCTCCTCTCAGGATCTCAGCCCCCCAGACGTAAAAAAGGAAGAGGCTGGCTGGGTCCCTGAGAGGCCCGGGCCCgcagaggaggagctggaggagggcgAGAGGGTGGGGGACCGGGGCCCGGCGCCGCGCGGCCGCGACCACCGCCGCCACTACCAGGAGCGCTGGCGGCTGGAGTACCTCATGGAGCTGGACGGCGGCCGGCGCGGCCTGGTGTGCATGGTGTGCGGGGGCGCGCTGGCCTCGCTCAAGATGAGCACCATCAAGCGGCACATCCGCCAGCGCCACCCGGGCTCCACGCACCTCAGCGGGCCGGTCAAGGCCCTCATCGCCCAGGAGTGGAGCGAGAAGGCCGCCCACCTGCTGGCCCTGGGGCTGCCCTGCCCCGAGTCCCCCAGGGACCCCACCGCCCCCAGCACAGCCTCAGCCTccgaggaggggggaggggaagaggaggaggagccagAGGAGTGGTGGGGTGAGCCGGTGGAATCCGGAGCAG GCGAGGTCCCGCTTTCCCCTGGGGAACGGTCTGAGCGGCCGGCCGAGGAAGAGGAAGACGACGAGGACGGCCAAGAGCCCGGGGGGCTCGCATTCCCGCCACTGCCCCCGCCTCCGCctccgccgcccccgccgccgccgccccgcagCCGTGAGCAGCGGCGGAACTACCAGCCGCGCTGGCGGGGCGAGTACCTGATGGACTACGACGGCAGCCGGCGCGGCCTGGTGTGCATGGTGTGCGGGGGCGCGCTGGCCACGCTCAAGGTCAGCACCATCAAGCGGCACATCCTCCAGGTGCACCCCTTCTCCATGGACTTCACGCCGGAGGAGCGCCAGACCATCCTGGAGGCCTATGAAGAGGCGGCGCTGCGCTGCTACGGCCACGAGGGCTTCGGGCCGCCCGCCCCGGCGCCGCGCGACGGCGGCGCGGACCTCAAGGCGGGCGCCGTGTGCCGGGCGTAG
- the ZFTA gene encoding zinc finger translocation-associated protein isoform X2, translated as MEPGGDHRSRSGSGRGGPGPAAASARGRRLPPAGSSGGTEPEDDDGGQDLQLEGDALGSWGSAPLSSSRARGPASSGRKYSDHCEARASRPGKSRIPGRDHRRYYHDHWRLEYLMDFNPARHGMVCMVCGSSLATLKLSTIKRHIRQKHPYSLHWSPREKEVISNSWDAHLGLGACGEAEGLGAQGAEEEEEEDEEEEEEGASLQACPPKGPGKAPAGGGSRRQPRGGPVAPRARRKRLSSSRRAGGSRGLGARRLERRLKESLQNWFRAECLMDYDPRGNRLVCMACGRALPSLHLDDIRAHVLEVHPSSLGLSGPQRSALLQAWGDQPEAQSELTQSPPDDDLVPQDLTRKSRDSASAAGAPSSQDLSPPDVKKEEAGWVPERPGPAEEELEEGERVGDRGPAPRGRDHRRHYQERWRLEYLMELDGGRRGLVCMVCGGALASLKMSTIKRHIRQRHPGSTHLSGPVKALIAQEWSEKAAHLLALGLPCPESPRDPTAPSTASASEEGGGEEEEEPEEWWGEVPLSPGERSERPAEEEEDDEDGQEPGGLAFPPLPPPPPPPPPPPPPRSREQRRNYQPRWRGEYLMDYDGSRRGLVCMVCGGALATLKVSTIKRHILQVHPFSMDFTPEERQTILEAYEEAALRCYGHEGFGPPAPAPRDGGADLKAGAVCRA; from the exons ATGGAGCCCGGCGGGGACCACCGGAGCCGGAGCGGCAGCGGCAGGGGCGGCCCCGGGCCAGCAGCGGCCTCGGCACGGGGCCGACGGCTGCCGCCCGCTGGATCGAGCGGCGGCACGGAGCCGGAGGACGACGACGGCG GGCAAGATCTTCAGCTGGAAGGGGATGCCTTGGGGTCCTGGGGGAGTGCCCCCCTGTCCTCCTCCAGGGCCAGGGGACCAGCATCTTCAGGCAGGAAATACTCAGACCACTGTGAGGCCCGGGCCTCGAGGCCTGGAAAGAGCCGCATCCCTGGCCGGGACCACCGGCGCTACTACCACGACCACTGGCGGCTGGAGTACCTAATGGACTTCAACCCGGCCCGGCATGGCATGGTGTGCATGGTGTGCGGCAGTTCCCTGGCCACTCTCAAGCTCAGCACCATCAAGCGGCATATCCGCCAAAAGCACCCCTACTCCCTGCATTGGAGTCCACGGGAGAAGGAAGTCATCAGCAACAGCTGGGATGCccacctggggctgggggcctgtggagaggcagagggcctgggggcccagggggctgaggaggaggaggaggaagacgaagaggaagaggaggagggggctAGCCTCCAAGCCTGCCCGCCTAAAGGCCCAG GCAAAGCCCCAGCTGGTGGGGGCAGCCGGCGCCAGCCGCGAGGGGGCCCAGTGGCACCCCGGGCTCGTCGTAAACGCCTCTCCTCCTCCCGGAGGGCCGGGGgcagcagggggctgggggcccggCGCCTGGAGCGGAGGCTGAAGGAGTCCTTGCAGAACTGGTTCCGGGCAGAGTGTCTCATGGACTATGACCCTCGGGGGAACCGGCTGGTGTGCATGGCCTGTGGccgggcactgcccagcctgcACCTGGACGACATCCGTGCCCACGTGCTGGAGgtgcaccccagctccctggggctCAGCGGCCCCCAGCGCAGCGCCCTGCTACAGGCCTGGGGTGACCAGCCTGAGGCACAGTCTGAGCTCACCCAGTCCCCACCAG ACGATGACCTCGTCCCCCAGGACCTGACCAGAAAAAGCCGGGACTCGGCCTCCGCTGCTGGAGCCCCCTCCTCTCAGGATCTCAGCCCCCCAGACGTAAAAAAGGAAGAGGCTGGCTGGGTCCCTGAGAGGCCCGGGCCCgcagaggaggagctggaggagggcgAGAGGGTGGGGGACCGGGGCCCGGCGCCGCGCGGCCGCGACCACCGCCGCCACTACCAGGAGCGCTGGCGGCTGGAGTACCTCATGGAGCTGGACGGCGGCCGGCGCGGCCTGGTGTGCATGGTGTGCGGGGGCGCGCTGGCCTCGCTCAAGATGAGCACCATCAAGCGGCACATCCGCCAGCGCCACCCGGGCTCCACGCACCTCAGCGGGCCGGTCAAGGCCCTCATCGCCCAGGAGTGGAGCGAGAAGGCCGCCCACCTGCTGGCCCTGGGGCTGCCCTGCCCCGAGTCCCCCAGGGACCCCACCGCCCCCAGCACAGCCTCAGCCTccgaggaggggggaggggaagaggaggaggagccagAGGAGTGGTGGG GCGAGGTCCCGCTTTCCCCTGGGGAACGGTCTGAGCGGCCGGCCGAGGAAGAGGAAGACGACGAGGACGGCCAAGAGCCCGGGGGGCTCGCATTCCCGCCACTGCCCCCGCCTCCGCctccgccgcccccgccgccgccgccccgcagCCGTGAGCAGCGGCGGAACTACCAGCCGCGCTGGCGGGGCGAGTACCTGATGGACTACGACGGCAGCCGGCGCGGCCTGGTGTGCATGGTGTGCGGGGGCGCGCTGGCCACGCTCAAGGTCAGCACCATCAAGCGGCACATCCTCCAGGTGCACCCCTTCTCCATGGACTTCACGCCGGAGGAGCGCCAGACCATCCTGGAGGCCTATGAAGAGGCGGCGCTGCGCTGCTACGGCCACGAGGGCTTCGGGCCGCCCGCCCCGGCGCCGCGCGACGGCGGCGCGGACCTCAAGGCGGGCGCCGTGTGCCGGGCGTAG
- the RTN3 gene encoding reticulon-3 isoform X1, whose protein sequence is MEPSAATQSPSVSSSSSGAEPSAPGGGSPGACPALGAKSCGSSCADSFVSSSSSQPVSLFSTSQEGLSSLCSDGPRSEIMTSSFFPSSEIHNTDLTILHGEKSKVLGSQPILAKEEDCLASLDVKEMEKPEGTNKDVVDSPSVPVTEVVHCNRPSIPASFPDHPAFLSEEVDQIEQQINKDEESKNPNEVPSGDSKSGSGVDDKFTLLTAQKPHPEPSKAEGICTYSMSPSEVPGGGVIEKESPDSPFEVTTDKAAFDKEFKDTYKESTNDFDSWAVHNDGESAVDISESNDKLFPLRNKEAGHFPNSALLTRQFSHTTAALEEVSRCVNDMHNFTNEILTWDLVPQVKQQRSKSNYITKTTGLDMSECKSEISGVNLKTNTHQKIPVCSTNGSIPIIKSTGDWAEASLPQANVVIEKPIPNCLDSKKEVSVKGVQGNGQKQDDAISELPGSLFEKCASLGSGVAAVKVVLPDGHLKGEMNWQSSVLGEVTEADSSSESDDTVIEDITADTSFESNKIQAEKHVFIPSAAVKRNEREVKDTLNCNRENKTSENFKGSVSDSEPQQVQPDILERSPAGEVACPQVPDRNVMSEDGKQSDSMSEVAPKKPATTENPKLPSAASSNIFNDTEISLNVTTPTYLESSHEKNVEDTDDCSPEGLIATFIETREKAIIDKGEGSAFEAMSEKTKYFKTFSIEVLHESESGGSKIKDIKSKYTEQSKETNGSERLDVFPTQGTPVASLDLEQEQLTIKALKELSERKIEKSASAQDKVESPSEEILKLTLTFAPEPSWPQRSYDVLEHTDVKTGSSLGICKKPTVTKESTRVDIISSLSKTELVNKHVLARLLTDFSVHDLIFWRDVKKTGFVFGTTLVMLLSLAAFSVISVISYLILALLSVTISFRVYKSVIQAVQKSEEGHPFKAYLDVDIALSSEAFHNYMNAAMVHINRALKLIIRLFLVEDLVDSLKLAVFMWLMTYVGAVFNGITLLILAELLVFSVPIVYEKYKTQIDHYVGIARDQTKSIIEKIQAKLPGIAKKKAE, encoded by the exons AGGGATTGAGCTCTCTTTGCTCTGATGGGCCACGCTCAGAAATTATGACTTCTTCCTTTTTCCCATCTTCTGAAATACATAACACTGACCTTACAATActacatggagaaaaaagcaaagtATTAGGCAGTCAACCTATTTTAGCCAAAGAAGAAGACTGCTTGGCTTCTCTAGATGTGAAAGAGATGGAAAAGCCTGAGGGAACCAATAAAGATGTAGTGGACTCCCCCTCAGTTCCTGTTACAGAAGTTGTTCACTGTAACCGTCCCTCCATTCCAGCCAGTTTCCCAGATCATCCTGCTTTTCTGTCAGAGgaagttgatcaaatagaacAGCAAATAAATAAAGATGAAGAGTCCAAGAACCCAAACGAGGTACCAAGTGGGGATAGTAAAAGTGGCTCAGGTGTTGATGACAAGTTCACTTTGCTAACAGCCCAGAAACCGCACCCTGAGCCGTCTAAGGCAGAAGGCATTTGTACATATTCCATGTCCCCATCTGAAGTTCCAGGAGGTGGCGTTATTGAAAAAGAGTCCCCTGACTCACCATTTGAAGTAACTACTGACAAAGCAGCATTTGACAAAGAATTTAAAGATACGTATAAGGAGAGCACAAATGACTTTGATAGCTGGGCAGTGCACAATGATGGAGAATCAGCTGTAGACATTTCAGAGTCTAATGACAAACTATTTCCACTGAGAAATAAAGAGGCTGGGCATTTCCCAAACTCTGCATTGCTCACTAGACAGTTTTCACATACAACTGCAGCACTGGAAGAGGTGTCTAGATGTGTGAATGATATGCATAACTTTACTAATGAAATACTGACTTGGGATTTGGTTCCCCAAGTGAAACAGCAGAGAAGTAAATCTAACTACATCACAAAAACTACAGGACTTGATATGAGTGAATGTAAATCAGAAATTTCAGGTGTGAACCTTAAAACTAACACTCATCAGAAAATTCCTGTATGTTCTACTAATGGAAGCATTCCCATCATTAAATCAACAGGTGATTGGGCAGAAGCATCTCTCCCACAAGCAAATGTTGTCATTGAAAAACctataccaaactgtcttgattccAAAAAGGAAGTCAGTGTCAAAGGTGTGCAAGGTAATGGGCAGAAACAGGATGATGCAATTTCAGAGTTACCTGGATCTCTGTTTGAGAAATGTGCCTCTTTGGGTTCTGGAGTGGCTGCAGTGAAAGTGGTTTTACCTGATGGTCACCTGAAAGGTGAAATGAACTGGCAGAGCTCTGTGTTGGGAGAAGTGACAGAGGCTGATAGTTCTAGTGAGTCTGATGACACAGTAATTGAGGACATCACAGCAGATACTTCATTTGAAAGTAACAAAATTCAGGCTGAAAAGCATGTTTTCATTCCAAGTGCTGctgtaaaaagaaatgaaagagaagtcaaAGATACTCTCAATTGTAATAGGGAAAACAAAACATCTGAAAACTTCAAAGGGTCGGTCAGTGACTCTGAGCCACAACAAGTTCAGCCTGATATCCTTGAAAGGAGTCCAGCTGGTGAGGTAGCATGTCCACAAGTCCCTGACAGGAATGTCATGTCAGAAGATGGGAAGCAGTCAGACAGTATGAGTGAAGTCGCTCCTAAAAAGCCTGCTACAACTGAGAACCCAAAACTTCCTTCAGCagcatcttcaaatatttttaatgatacaGAAATTTCACTAAATGTGACAACCCCTACCTATTTAGAGtcatcacatgaaaaaaatgttgaaGATACAGATGATTGTTCCCCAGAGGGTCTGATAGCAACCTTTattgaaaccagagaaaaagCAATAATAGATAAAGGTGAAGGGAGTGCCTTTGAAGCAATGTCAGAGAAGACTAAATACTTCAAAACGTTTTCTATAGAAGTCTTACATGAAAGTGAGTCAGGTGGTTCTAAAATTAAAGACATAAAAAGCAAATATACTGAACAAAGCAAGGAAACAAATGGAAGTGAGCGTCTGGATGTTTTCCCTACTCAAGGTACTCCAGTAGCATCTCTTGACTTAGAACAGGAACAGCTCACAATCAAGGCCCTTAAAGAATTGAGTGAAAGGAAGATTGAGAAGTCAGCTTCTGCACAGGATAAAGTAGAATCTCCATCTGAAGAAATACTGAAGCTGACTTTAACATTTGCTCCAGAACCTTCTTGGCCACAGAGATCATATGATGTCCTAGAACACACAGATGTCAAGACTGGATCTAGTCTGGGGATTTGCAAGAAGCCCACTGTTACCAAAGAAAGTACTAGAGTAGATATTATTTCCAGCCTTAGCAAGACTGAACTGGTAAACAAACATGTCCTAGCAAGACTTCTAACAGACTTCTCAG TACACGATCTGATTTTCTGGCGAGATGTGAAGAAAACTGGGTTTGTCTTTGGCACCACACTGGTCATGCTGCTTTCCCTGGCAGCTTTCAGTGTCATCAGTGTGATTTCTTACCTCATCCTGGCTCTTCTCTCTGTCACCATCAGCTTCAGGGTCTACAAGTCTGTCATCCAAGCTGTACAGAAGTCAGAAGAAGGCCATCCATTCAA AGCCTACCTGGATGTAGACATTGCTCTGTCCTCGGAAGCtttccataattacatgaatgCAGCCATGGTGCATATCAACAGGGCCCTGAAACTCATCATTCGTCTCTTTCTGGTGGAAGATCTGGTTGATTCTTTGAAG CTGGCTGTCTTCATGTGGCTGATGACCTATGTTGGTGCCGTTTTCAATGGAATCACCCTTCTGATTCTTG CTGAACTGCTCGTTTTCAGTGTTCCAATTGTCTATGAGAAATACAAG ACGCAGATTGATCACTATGTTGGCATCGCCCGAGATCAGACTAAGTCGATTATTGAAAA GATCCAAGCAAAACTCCCTGGAATTgccaaaaaaaaggcagaataa